TGGACAAGCAGATTTAGCGTAGGTGAGATTAATGAGTGTATTTGAATTATTAAAAGATAAAGTACAGGCTAGTCACAAGAATTATCGGATTGTTTTTCCAGAAGGAACCGATAAGCGGGTGATTGCAGCGGCCAGACGGCTGGCACAAGAAAAGATAATTGAGCCGATTTTGTTAGGTAATCCGCAAAAGATTATGGCAATAGCGCAGGCTGCTAACAGTGATTTGCAAGGAGTAACCGTTATTGATAACGCAACTTACACGCATTCAGATGAGATGGCTGCGGCATTTAGCGCTGCTCGCGGCAAGAAGTTGCCACCGCAAGAAGTTGCCACTGTGCTGCAAGATCCTAATTATTTTGGCACAATGCTTGTAAAAATGGGGCAGGCTGACGGCATGGTGTCGGGTGCGGCTCATTCGACGGCCGATACTGTGCGTCCAGCGTTACAGTTGATTCATGCGGCTAAGGGGATGCATCGTGTTTCTGGAAGCTTTATCATGGAACGCGGCAAGGAAAAATATGTTTTTGCTGATTCTGCGATTAATATTGCTCCCGATAGCAGCACTTTGGCAGAGATTGCTTACCAATCTGTGCAAACAGCGCGACTAATTGATATTGACCCTAAGGTAGCATTCCTGAGCTTTTCAACTAAAGGGTCTGCTAAGGGAGAAATGGTTGCTAAGATGCAGGAAGCTACTGCTCTGTTCCACCAGCAACATCCAGAGATTGTTGCCGATGGCGAATTGCAGTTTGATGCCGCCTATGTTCCAGAAGTTGCGAAAACGAAGGCGCCAACCTCACCACTTAAGGGTCAGGCAAATATTTTTATTTTCCCAGAATTGCAATCGGGTAATTTGGCTTATAAAATTGCGCAGCGACTTGGCAATTTCACGGCAATTGGACCAATTTTGCAAGGGCTGGCCGCACCAGTCAATGACTTATCGCGCGGTGCTAGCAGTCAGGATATTTATCATATGGCGATTTTGACAGCTGCGCAGGCACTTTTGGGGGATGAGCAAAAATAATGAAATTGGAAGTTAATTCTGCTGCTGAAATGCAGCAAATTGGGGCAGCCATTGCGCAAACAGCGCAGCCACACGACTTATTATTGCTAAATGGTGACTTGGGTGCAGGCAAAACAACGTTAACGCAAGGTATCGGTCGGGCATTGGGCGTTAAGCGTCCGGTGAAGAGTCCAACATTTACCATTGTGCGTGAATACCGCGAGGCCAAGTTACCGTTATTTCACATGGACTTTTACCGTTTAGAAAATGATGATCTGGCCTCAATTGATTTAAACAGTTATTTGGCAGAACCTGGACTAGTTGTGATTGAGTGGCCACAGATAATCAAAGCAGATTTGCCTAGTGATTATTTACAGTTAGTAATTAGTCGCGTTGATGATCGTTGGCAGTCAACCAAACGGATAATTGAATTTAAGCCCCAAGGTATTCGCAATCAAACTTGGGTTAATGAAATATTAGCTAAAGTTAAGTAATATAATAAAAGCAGAACCGTTTAATTATGGCTCTGCTTTTATATCGCTTTAATATATGTTTATATTTATTATTTTTAATATTGCAGATAGGTTATTTAATAGTCTATAATAAACTAAGTTATATTTAAAAACAGGAGTTTAGTATGGATAAAAAGAATGTCGTGATTACCCAGTTCTTTATTAATTTATATGATACAAATCATAATCGAACGGTAACAAACACCGATGCTGTTGAGCTAACTCATACATTACAAGAATCTGTGGCTAGATTTGGTATTGAATTACATACATTAATTAATTTTACAAATACTGGCAAGGTACCACCTTTGCAAAAAATTGTTAAAGTGGATTTAACTGATAAGTATCCAGTGGGGAAGATTTACTTTTTGCGCTGGGTGGTTACGCTTGAATATCTGTTACAGCATCCGGAAATTGAAAAAGCGGCACTGGTTGATGCTGGGGATGTTGAAATGATGAACTATCCCTTTGATGACATTGAAGACGACAAAATATATGTTGGTGATGAAAATAATGATTTGACTGTTCCAATAATTACTCATGATGGCTTACCAGCTTATATGAAAAATTTTCTTGATCGTAATCGTTATTTACAATTATTAAATACAGGGGTTCTTATTGGTACAAGAAAAGTCTTACTAGAATATTTAACAATTTTTGTTAAATTAGTTAC
The sequence above is a segment of the Lactobacillus sp. ESL0677 genome. Coding sequences within it:
- the pta gene encoding phosphate acetyltransferase → MSVFELLKDKVQASHKNYRIVFPEGTDKRVIAAARRLAQEKIIEPILLGNPQKIMAIAQAANSDLQGVTVIDNATYTHSDEMAAAFSAARGKKLPPQEVATVLQDPNYFGTMLVKMGQADGMVSGAAHSTADTVRPALQLIHAAKGMHRVSGSFIMERGKEKYVFADSAINIAPDSSTLAEIAYQSVQTARLIDIDPKVAFLSFSTKGSAKGEMVAKMQEATALFHQQHPEIVADGELQFDAAYVPEVAKTKAPTSPLKGQANIFIFPELQSGNLAYKIAQRLGNFTAIGPILQGLAAPVNDLSRGASSQDIYHMAILTAAQALLGDEQK
- the tsaE gene encoding tRNA (adenosine(37)-N6)-threonylcarbamoyltransferase complex ATPase subunit type 1 TsaE, whose amino-acid sequence is MMKLEVNSAAEMQQIGAAIAQTAQPHDLLLLNGDLGAGKTTLTQGIGRALGVKRPVKSPTFTIVREYREAKLPLFHMDFYRLENDDLASIDLNSYLAEPGLVVIEWPQIIKADLPSDYLQLVISRVDDRWQSTKRIIEFKPQGIRNQTWVNEILAKVK